A genome region from Pseudomonas pergaminensis includes the following:
- a CDS encoding GntR family transcriptional regulator, translated as MTFKAPDSLAEQIAHHLAERIIRGDLKPGERIQEQKVTLALNVSRGSVREALLILERRHLIAILPRRGAHVTELTAHKVQSLCTLMGELYILLGNAVAQGWQVQADMAPFLQIQQRLVSSFERQDIRAFVEESFNVMRAAYPFANNPYLQETVENLQPAMNRAYYLALDQRKASMSEYLALFEQLLAAVLARDLVQIRQVLSAYGQRSCSLVIAALADA; from the coding sequence ATGACGTTCAAGGCGCCGGACAGTCTCGCCGAGCAAATTGCTCACCACCTCGCCGAACGCATCATTCGCGGCGATCTCAAGCCTGGGGAGCGGATCCAGGAGCAAAAGGTCACGCTGGCACTCAATGTCAGCCGTGGTTCCGTGCGCGAAGCCTTGCTGATCCTCGAACGCCGCCACCTGATCGCAATCCTGCCGCGCCGGGGCGCCCACGTCACCGAACTCACCGCGCACAAGGTGCAGAGCCTGTGCACCTTGATGGGTGAGTTGTACATCCTGCTCGGCAATGCGGTCGCCCAGGGTTGGCAGGTGCAGGCCGACATGGCGCCGTTCCTGCAGATCCAGCAGCGCCTGGTGAGCAGCTTCGAGCGCCAGGATATCCGTGCTTTCGTCGAAGAAAGCTTCAACGTGATGCGCGCCGCGTACCCCTTCGCCAATAACCCTTATTTGCAGGAAACCGTCGAGAACCTGCAGCCGGCGATGAACCGCGCCTATTACCTGGCGCTGGATCAACGCAAGGCCTCCATGAGCGAGTACCTGGCATTATTCGAACAGCTGCTCGCCGCCGTGCTGGCGCGTGACTTGGTGCAGATCCGCCAAGTGCTGTCGGCTTACGGCCAGCGCAGCTGCTCGCTGGTCATCGCAGCGTTGGCGGACGCCTAA
- the xdhA gene encoding xanthine dehydrogenase small subunit, with the protein MIQFLLNQELRSEHALDPNLTVLNYLREHLGKSGTKEGCASGDCGACTVVVGELHTDAQGAEQIRYRSLNSCLTFVSSLHGKQLISVEDLKHQGQLHSVQQAMVECHGSQCGFCTPGFVMSLFALQKNSDAPDSQKAHEALAGNLCRCTGYRPILAAAEQACCNKPQDQFDSRQAETIARLKAIAPTQTGELNSGDKRCLVPLTVADLADLYDAYPQARLLAGGTDLALEVTQFHRTLPVMIYVGNIEEMKRIEDFDDRLEIGAAAALSDCYTALHHAYPDFGELLHRFASLQIRNQGTLGGNIGNASPIGDSPPLLIALGAQIVLCKGETRRTLALEDYFIDYRVTARQDSEFIEKIIVPKGHTLFRAYKVSKRLDDDISAVCAAFNLKIDNGVISEARVAFGGMAATPKRAKSCEAALLGATWNSATVEKACAALAEDFTPLSDFRASKEYRLLSAQNLLRKYFIELQTPHIETRVTAYV; encoded by the coding sequence GTGATCCAGTTTTTACTTAACCAGGAACTCCGTAGCGAGCACGCCCTGGACCCCAACCTGACCGTGCTCAACTATTTGCGCGAGCACTTGGGCAAATCCGGCACCAAGGAAGGCTGCGCCAGCGGCGACTGCGGAGCCTGTACGGTGGTGGTCGGCGAGCTGCATACCGATGCTCAAGGCGCCGAGCAGATCCGTTATCGCAGCCTCAACTCGTGCCTGACCTTTGTGTCGTCGTTGCACGGCAAACAACTGATCAGCGTCGAAGACCTCAAGCACCAGGGCCAACTGCACAGCGTGCAACAGGCCATGGTGGAGTGCCACGGGTCGCAATGCGGCTTTTGCACCCCAGGCTTTGTGATGTCGCTGTTCGCCCTGCAAAAGAACAGCGACGCCCCCGACAGCCAGAAAGCCCATGAAGCCCTGGCCGGCAACCTGTGCCGCTGCACCGGTTATCGCCCGATTCTTGCCGCCGCCGAACAGGCCTGCTGCAACAAGCCCCAGGACCAGTTCGACAGCCGCCAGGCCGAGACCATCGCCCGTCTCAAAGCCATCGCGCCGACCCAAACCGGTGAACTCAACAGTGGCGACAAACGCTGCCTGGTGCCGCTGACCGTCGCCGACCTGGCCGACCTCTATGACGCCTACCCGCAAGCCCGCCTGCTGGCGGGCGGCACCGACCTGGCGCTGGAAGTCACCCAGTTCCACCGCACGCTGCCGGTGATGATCTACGTCGGCAACATTGAAGAAATGAAGCGCATCGAAGACTTCGATGACCGCCTGGAAATCGGCGCCGCCGCCGCCCTCTCCGACTGCTACACCGCCTTGCACCACGCCTACCCGGATTTCGGCGAGCTGCTGCACCGCTTCGCTTCCCTGCAGATCCGCAACCAGGGCACCCTGGGCGGCAACATTGGCAACGCCTCGCCGATTGGGGACTCACCGCCGCTGCTGATCGCCCTCGGCGCGCAGATTGTGCTGTGCAAGGGCGAGACACGCCGCACCTTGGCGCTCGAAGACTATTTCATCGATTACCGCGTCACTGCCCGCCAGGACAGCGAGTTCATCGAGAAGATCATCGTGCCAAAAGGCCACACGTTGTTCCGCGCCTACAAAGTCTCCAAGCGCCTGGACGATGATATTTCCGCCGTCTGCGCTGCGTTCAATCTGAAGATCGACAACGGTGTGATCAGCGAGGCCCGCGTGGCGTTCGGCGGCATGGCTGCCACCCCCAAGCGCGCCAAAAGCTGCGAAGCCGCGTTGCTCGGCGCCACCTGGAACAGCGCCACCGTGGAGAAAGCCTGCGCCGCCCTGGCCGAGGATTTCACTCCGCTGTCGGACTTCCGCGCCAGCAAGGAATACCGCCTGCTCAGCGCGCAGAACCTGCTGCGCAAATACTTCATCGAACTGCAAACGCCGCACATCGAGACTCGGGTGACCGCTTATGTCTAA
- the xdhB gene encoding xanthine dehydrogenase molybdopterin binding subunit, protein MSNHHAVVKTQAELAELFAQDLTSGVGRSVKHDSAAKHVSGEAQYIDDRLEFPNQLHLYARMSDRAHARIISIDTTPCYAFEGVRIVITHEDVPGLKDIGPLMPGDPLLAIDTVQFVGQVVLAVAARDLETARKAAMAAVIEYEDLEPVLDVVEAFRKKHFVLDSHTHQRGDSAGALATAKNRIQGTLHIGGQEHFYLETQISSVMPTEDGGMIVYCSTQNPTEVQKLVAEVLDVSMNKIVVDMRRMGGGFGGKETQAASPACLCAVVARLTGQPTKMRLPRVEDMLMTGKRHPFYIEYDVGFDDTGRLHGINLELAGNCGCSPDLSNSIVDRAMFHADNSYYLGDATVNGHRCKTNTASNTAYRGFGGPQGMVAIEEVMDAIARHLALDPLAVRKANYYGKTERNVTHYYQTVEHNMLEEMTAELEASSQYAERREAIRLYNAHSPILKKGLALTPVKFGISFTASFLNQAGALIHIYTDGSIHLNHGGTEMGQGLNTKVAQVVAEVFQVDIDRVQITATNTDKVPNTSPTAASSGADLNGKAAQNAAETIKQRLVEFAARKYDVSEADVEFHNGHVRVRDQILTFEALIQQAYFAQVSLSSTGFYKTPKIFYDRSQSRGRPFYYFAFGAACCEVIVDTLTGEYKMLRTDILHDVGASLNPAIDIGQVEGGFIQGMGWLTMEELVWNNKGKLMTNGPASYKIPAVADMPLDLRVKLVENRKNPEDTVFHSKAVGEPPFMLGIASWCAIKDAVASLGDYRHQPKIDAPATPERVLWGCEQMRQLQTTPPPVGAGLPAMTA, encoded by the coding sequence ATGTCTAACCATCACGCCGTCGTTAAAACCCAGGCCGAACTCGCCGAGCTGTTCGCCCAGGACCTCACCTCCGGGGTCGGTCGCAGCGTCAAGCATGACAGCGCCGCCAAGCACGTATCCGGCGAGGCGCAGTACATCGATGACCGCCTGGAATTCCCCAACCAGTTGCACCTGTATGCGCGCATGTCCGACCGCGCCCACGCCCGCATCATCAGCATCGACACCACGCCCTGCTATGCCTTTGAAGGCGTGCGCATTGTCATCACCCACGAAGACGTGCCGGGGCTGAAAGACATCGGCCCATTGATGCCGGGCGATCCATTGCTGGCGATCGACACCGTGCAGTTTGTCGGCCAGGTCGTACTGGCGGTCGCCGCCCGCGACCTGGAAACCGCACGCAAGGCCGCCATGGCAGCCGTGATCGAATACGAAGACCTGGAACCGGTGCTGGACGTGGTCGAGGCCTTCCGTAAAAAACATTTCGTACTCGACAGCCACACCCACCAGCGCGGCGATTCGGCCGGCGCCTTGGCCACCGCAAAAAACCGCATCCAGGGCACGCTGCATATCGGCGGCCAGGAACACTTTTACCTGGAAACCCAGATTTCCTCGGTAATGCCCACCGAAGACGGCGGCATGATTGTCTACTGCTCCACGCAGAACCCCACCGAAGTGCAGAAGCTGGTGGCCGAAGTGCTGGACGTATCGATGAACAAGATCGTGGTCGACATGCGCCGCATGGGCGGTGGTTTTGGCGGCAAGGAAACCCAGGCGGCCAGCCCCGCATGCCTGTGTGCGGTGGTGGCGCGCCTGACTGGCCAGCCGACCAAGATGCGCCTGCCGCGCGTCGAAGACATGTTGATGACCGGCAAGCGCCACCCCTTCTATATCGAATACGACGTGGGCTTCGACGACACAGGGCGCCTGCACGGGATCAACCTGGAGCTGGCGGGCAACTGCGGCTGTTCGCCGGACCTGTCCAACTCGATTGTCGACCGTGCGATGTTCCACGCTGACAATTCGTATTACCTGGGCGATGCCACGGTCAACGGCCATCGCTGCAAGACCAACACCGCGTCCAACACCGCCTACCGTGGTTTCGGCGGCCCGCAAGGCATGGTTGCCATCGAGGAAGTGATGGACGCCATCGCTCGCCATCTGGCGCTGGACCCACTGGCGGTGCGCAAGGCCAACTATTACGGCAAGACCGAGCGCAACGTCACCCACTACTATCAGACCGTCGAGCACAACATGCTCGAAGAGATGACCGCCGAGCTTGAGGCCAGCAGCCAATACGCCGAACGCCGCGAAGCGATTCGCCTGTACAACGCCCACAGCCCGATCCTGAAAAAAGGCCTGGCATTGACCCCGGTGAAGTTCGGCATTTCGTTTACCGCCAGCTTCCTCAACCAGGCCGGTGCACTGATCCATATCTACACCGACGGCAGCATCCACTTGAACCACGGCGGCACCGAAATGGGCCAGGGCCTGAACACCAAGGTCGCGCAAGTGGTGGCCGAGGTGTTCCAGGTGGACATCGACCGTGTACAGATCACCGCCACCAACACGGACAAGGTGCCCAACACCTCGCCAACGGCGGCCTCCAGCGGTGCCGACCTGAACGGCAAGGCTGCGCAGAACGCCGCCGAAACCATCAAGCAACGCCTGGTGGAATTCGCCGCACGCAAATACGACGTGAGTGAAGCGGATGTGGAATTCCACAACGGCCACGTGCGCGTGCGTGACCAGATCCTCACCTTCGAAGCGTTGATCCAACAGGCGTATTTTGCCCAGGTCTCGCTGTCGAGCACCGGCTTCTACAAGACCCCGAAAATCTTCTATGACCGCAGCCAGTCCCGTGGTCGGCCGTTCTACTACTTCGCGTTCGGGGCGGCCTGCTGCGAAGTGATCGTCGACACCCTCACCGGCGAATACAAGATGCTGCGTACCGACATCCTCCATGACGTGGGCGCCTCGCTGAACCCGGCCATCGACATTGGCCAGGTAGAAGGCGGGTTTATCCAGGGTATGGGCTGGCTGACCATGGAAGAGCTGGTGTGGAACAACAAGGGCAAGCTGATGACCAATGGCCCGGCCAGCTACAAGATCCCGGCCGTGGCCGACATGCCGCTGGACCTGCGGGTGAAGCTGGTGGAAAACCGCAAGAACCCGGAAGACACGGTGTTCCATTCCAAGGCCGTGGGCGAACCGCCGTTCATGCTGGGGATTGCTTCGTGGTGCGCGATCAAGGACGCGGTGGCGAGCCTGGGTGACTATCGCCATCAACCCAAGATCGATGCGCCAGCGACGCCGGAGCGGGTGTTGTGGGGGTGTGAGCAAATGCGGCAGTTGCAAACCACCCCACCCCCTGTAGGCGCTGGCTTGCCAGCGATGACGGCCTGA
- the xdhC gene encoding xanthine dehydrogenase accessory protein XdhC, which produces MNNWISALADLQNRGEPCVLVTIIEELGSTPRNAGSKMVISAAQTFDTIGGGHLEYKAMQIARDMLVRGQQNTHLERFSLGASLGQCCGGVTVLLFEPMGQVQAQIAVFGAGHVGRALVPLLASLPCRVRWIDSRDQEFPEHIPQGVRKIVSEEPVDEIADLPVGSYCIVMTHNHALDLELTAALLKRNDFAYFGLIGSKTKRVKFEHRLRDRGFDTAQLQRMRCPMGLTEVKGKLPVEIAISIAGEIIATYNANFGQHTASAEPIAKLLPASRRSQAI; this is translated from the coding sequence ATGAACAACTGGATCAGCGCCCTCGCCGACCTGCAAAACCGGGGTGAACCCTGCGTGCTGGTGACCATCATCGAAGAGCTCGGCTCCACGCCGCGCAATGCCGGTTCGAAGATGGTGATCAGCGCCGCTCAGACCTTCGACACCATCGGGGGCGGGCACCTGGAATACAAGGCGATGCAGATCGCCCGCGACATGCTTGTGCGTGGCCAGCAGAACACCCATCTGGAGCGCTTCAGCCTCGGCGCGAGCCTGGGCCAGTGCTGTGGCGGCGTGACGGTGTTGCTGTTCGAGCCCATGGGCCAGGTGCAGGCACAGATCGCGGTGTTTGGCGCCGGCCATGTCGGCCGTGCGCTGGTGCCGTTGCTGGCGAGCCTGCCGTGCCGGGTGCGCTGGATCGATTCCCGTGACCAGGAGTTTCCGGAACATATCCCCCAGGGCGTGCGTAAAATCGTCAGCGAAGAGCCGGTCGACGAAATTGCCGACTTGCCGGTGGGCAGTTACTGCATCGTCATGACCCACAATCACGCGCTGGACCTGGAACTGACTGCCGCCCTGCTCAAACGCAATGACTTCGCCTACTTCGGCCTGATCGGCTCGAAGACCAAACGCGTCAAGTTCGAACACCGCCTGCGTGACCGTGGCTTCGACACCGCTCAGCTGCAACGCATGCGCTGCCCCATGGGCCTCACCGAGGTGAAGGGCAAGTTGCCGGTGGAGATCGCCATCTCCATCGCCGGGGAAATCATCGCCACCTATAACGCCAATTTCGGCCAGCACACCGCCAGCGCCGAACCTATTGCCAAACTGCTGCCGGCTTCACGTCGCAGCCAAGCCATTTGA
- the guaD gene encoding guanine deaminase, giving the protein MPLTRKAYRAALLHSIADPAEVGIEASYEYFEDGLLVIENGQISALGHASDLLPTLPADIEITHYQDALITPGLIDTHIHLPQTGMVGAYGEQLLDWLNTYTFPCESQFADKAHAEEVADIFIKELLRNGTTTALVFGSVHPQSVNAFFEAAEKLDLRMIAGKVMMDRNAPDYLTDTAESGYQESKALIERWHGKGRLHYAVTPRFAPTSTPEQLALAGQLLGEYPDLYMQTHISENKQEVEWVKELFPERKGYLDVYDHYKLLGERSVFAHGVHLCDDECARLAETGSAVAFCPTSNFFLGSGLFNLPMAEKHKLNVGLGTDVGGGTSFSLLQTLNEAYKVMQLQGARLSPFKSLYLATLGGARALRLEDKIGTLQPGTDADFLVLDYNATPLLSYRLKQAKNIAETLFVLMTLGDDRTVLQTYAAGQLVHQR; this is encoded by the coding sequence ATGCCTTTGACTCGCAAAGCCTACCGTGCCGCCCTTCTGCACAGCATCGCCGACCCTGCTGAAGTGGGGATAGAAGCCTCCTACGAATATTTCGAAGACGGCCTGCTGGTGATCGAAAACGGTCAGATCAGTGCCCTTGGCCATGCCAGCGATTTGCTGCCAACCCTGCCCGCCGACATCGAAATCACCCACTACCAGGACGCGCTGATCACGCCCGGCCTGATCGACACCCACATCCACCTGCCGCAAACCGGCATGGTCGGCGCCTATGGCGAGCAGTTGCTCGACTGGCTCAACACCTACACCTTCCCGTGCGAAAGCCAGTTCGCCGACAAGGCCCACGCCGAAGAAGTCGCGGATATTTTCATCAAGGAACTGCTGCGCAATGGCACCACCACCGCGCTGGTGTTTGGCAGCGTGCACCCGCAGTCGGTGAATGCGTTCTTTGAAGCCGCCGAGAAACTCGACCTGCGCATGATCGCCGGCAAGGTGATGATGGACCGCAATGCGCCGGACTACCTGACCGACACCGCCGAATCCGGCTACCAGGAAAGCAAGGCGCTGATCGAACGCTGGCACGGCAAGGGTCGCCTGCACTACGCGGTCACGCCACGTTTTGCACCGACCAGCACACCCGAGCAACTGGCGCTGGCCGGGCAACTGCTGGGCGAATACCCCGACCTGTACATGCAAACGCACATCAGCGAGAACAAGCAGGAAGTCGAGTGGGTGAAGGAGCTGTTTCCGGAGCGCAAGGGCTACCTGGATGTGTACGACCACTACAAATTGCTGGGCGAGCGCTCTGTGTTTGCCCATGGCGTGCACCTGTGTGATGACGAGTGCGCACGGTTGGCAGAGACGGGTTCGGCGGTCGCGTTCTGCCCGACCTCGAACTTCTTCCTCGGCAGCGGCTTGTTCAACCTGCCGATGGCCGAGAAGCACAAGCTGAACGTGGGCCTGGGTACTGACGTAGGCGGCGGCACCAGTTTCTCACTGCTGCAAACCCTGAACGAAGCGTACAAGGTCATGCAATTGCAGGGCGCGCGGTTGAGCCCGTTCAAATCGCTGTACCTGGCCACCCTGGGCGGTGCGCGGGCGCTGCGCCTTGAAGACAAGATCGGCACCCTGCAACCGGGTACGGACGCGGACTTCCTGGTGCTGGACTACAACGCCACGCCGCTGCTGAGCTATCGCTTGAAACAGGCGAAGAACATCGCCGAGACGTTGTTTGTGCTGATGACGCTGGGGGATGACCGGACGGTGTTGCAGACGTATGCAGCCGGGCAGCTGGTGCACCAGCGCTAA
- a CDS encoding GntR family transcriptional regulator has product MNEQLQPLKKQPRAGKAGRSGTQDDIVYAHIFEAILEQRLAPGTKLSEEALGEIFGVSRTIIRRALSRLAHEGVVLLRPNRGAVVASPSVEEARQVFLARRLVERAITELAVQHATAEQLAELRQMVNDERDSFSRGDRGAGIRLSGEFHLKLAEAAKNAPLISFQRSLVSQTSLIIAQYESGNRSHCSYDEHTQLIDAIEARDAALAVNLMMHHMDHIDSKLNLDEESASDDLHAVFSHLLQTKKPGRSSIKL; this is encoded by the coding sequence ATGAACGAACAGTTGCAACCTCTCAAGAAACAACCGCGTGCCGGCAAGGCTGGTCGCAGCGGAACCCAGGACGATATCGTCTATGCGCATATCTTCGAGGCGATCCTCGAACAACGCCTGGCACCCGGTACCAAGTTGAGTGAAGAGGCACTGGGCGAAATCTTTGGCGTGAGCCGCACCATCATTCGCCGTGCCCTGTCGCGCCTGGCCCATGAAGGCGTGGTGCTGCTGCGGCCCAATCGCGGTGCGGTGGTGGCCAGCCCGAGTGTCGAGGAAGCACGCCAGGTGTTCCTCGCGCGGCGTCTGGTGGAGCGGGCGATCACTGAATTGGCGGTGCAGCACGCCACGGCCGAACAGTTGGCCGAACTGCGCCAGATGGTCAACGATGAGCGCGACAGCTTCTCCCGTGGCGATCGTGGTGCGGGCATCCGCCTCTCTGGCGAGTTCCACCTCAAGCTGGCCGAAGCGGCGAAGAACGCCCCGCTCATCAGCTTCCAGCGCAGCCTGGTATCCCAGACTTCATTGATCATCGCCCAGTACGAAAGCGGCAACCGCTCGCACTGTTCCTACGATGAGCACACCCAGTTGATCGACGCGATCGAAGCACGGGACGCGGCGCTGGCGGTGAACCTGATGATGCATCACATGGACCATATCGACAGCAAGCTCAACCTCGATGAAGAGAGCGCGTCGGATGATTTGCATGCGGTGTTCTCGCATTTGTTGCAGACCAAGAAGCCGGGGCGTTCCTCAATAAAGCTGTAG
- a CDS encoding benzoate/H(+) symporter BenE family transporter produces MNDATQAPMRPLADTSASAVVAGFIAMMTGYTSSLVLMFQAGQAAGLTTAQISSWIWAISIGMAVCSIGLSLRYRTPITIAWSTPGAALLITSLGGVSYGEAIGAYITCAVLVTICGLTGSFEKLVKRIPASLAAALLAGILFKIGSEIFVAAQHRTGLVLGMFFTYLVIKRLSPRYAVLAALVIGTVLSGLMGLLDFSGFHLEVATPVWTTPHFSLAATISIGIPLFVVAMTSQNMPGVAVLRADGYNVPASPLITATGLASLVLSPFGSHGINLAAISAAICTGPHAHEDRNKRYTAAVWCGVFYGIAGVFGATLAALFAALPKELVLSIAALALFGSIINGLSIAMNEPKEREAALITFMVTASGLTLFSIGSAFWGIVAGVLTLLILNWRKA; encoded by the coding sequence ATGAACGACGCCACCCAAGCGCCAATGCGCCCGCTGGCCGACACGTCTGCGTCGGCCGTTGTCGCCGGCTTCATCGCGATGATGACCGGCTACACCAGCTCCCTGGTCCTGATGTTTCAGGCCGGGCAAGCCGCCGGTTTGACCACGGCGCAGATTTCTTCATGGATCTGGGCGATTTCCATCGGCATGGCGGTGTGCAGCATCGGCTTGTCCCTGCGCTATCGCACACCGATCACCATTGCCTGGTCGACGCCGGGCGCGGCACTGCTGATCACCAGCCTGGGCGGTGTGAGTTATGGCGAGGCCATCGGTGCCTACATTACCTGCGCCGTCCTTGTGACAATTTGCGGGTTGACCGGCAGCTTTGAAAAACTGGTCAAGCGCATCCCGGCCTCGCTAGCGGCCGCTTTGCTGGCAGGGATTCTGTTCAAGATCGGCAGCGAGATCTTCGTCGCCGCGCAGCATCGCACCGGGCTGGTACTGGGGATGTTCTTCACGTATCTGGTGATCAAGCGCCTGTCGCCGCGTTATGCGGTGCTGGCGGCATTGGTGATCGGCACCGTATTGTCCGGTTTGATGGGGTTGCTGGACTTCAGTGGTTTTCACCTTGAAGTGGCGACGCCGGTGTGGACCACGCCGCACTTCTCGCTGGCTGCCACCATCAGCATCGGCATCCCGCTGTTCGTCGTGGCGATGACATCCCAGAACATGCCCGGCGTCGCCGTGCTCAGGGCCGACGGTTACAACGTACCCGCCTCGCCGCTGATCACCGCCACCGGCCTGGCCTCATTGGTGCTGTCGCCCTTCGGCTCCCACGGCATCAACCTGGCGGCGATCAGCGCGGCCATCTGCACCGGGCCCCATGCTCATGAAGACCGGAACAAACGCTACACCGCCGCCGTGTGGTGCGGAGTGTTCTACGGGATTGCCGGGGTGTTCGGTGCGACCTTGGCGGCGTTGTTCGCAGCCTTGCCCAAGGAACTGGTGCTGTCGATTGCGGCATTGGCACTGTTTGGCTCGATCATCAATGGCCTGAGCATCGCCATGAATGAGCCGAAGGAACGTGAAGCGGCGCTGATCACCTTTATGGTCACGGCGTCTGGCTTGACGCTGTTTTCCATCGGCTCGGCGTTCTGGGGAATTGTGGCGGGGGTGTTGACGCTGCTGATTCTGAATTGGCGCAAGGCATAA
- a CDS encoding YggL family protein, whose product MATNRSQRLRKKLCVDEFQELGFELNLDFKEGLSEEAIDAFLEAFIKEAMEANGLGYVGGDDYGLVCLQKRGSVSEEQRAAVEAWLKTRSELTKAEVSPLLDVWYPEKPINAAK is encoded by the coding sequence ATGGCGACTAACCGTTCCCAGCGTCTGCGCAAAAAACTGTGCGTTGATGAATTTCAAGAGCTGGGTTTCGAACTGAACCTGGACTTCAAAGAAGGCCTGAGTGAAGAAGCTATCGACGCTTTCCTCGAAGCATTCATCAAAGAAGCCATGGAAGCCAACGGTCTGGGCTATGTCGGCGGCGATGACTACGGTCTGGTTTGCCTGCAGAAGCGCGGCTCGGTCTCCGAAGAGCAGCGTGCTGCTGTTGAAGCCTGGCTGAAAACCCGTTCCGAGCTGACCAAGGCTGAAGTCAGCCCGCTGCTGGACGTGTGGTATCCGGAAAAGCCGATCAACGCGGCTAAGTGA
- the dacB gene encoding D-alanyl-D-alanine carboxypeptidase/D-alanyl-D-alanine endopeptidase, with the protein MIKSLRSVLLAGLLLPLAFSTSAAPVNNTLPPNVQQALAKAKLQNTALSLVMIPLNGPGTPTVFNADVSVNPASTMKLVTTYAALEMLGPNHQWKTEFYTDGTLSAGVLHGNLYLKGGGDPKLNMEKLWLLMRDLRANGVQQVTGDLVLDRSFFNQPVLPEFNDDGNDENKPFLVKPDALLVNLKALRFVTRNDSGRVLVSVEPPIASIRIDNQVKVSNAKQCTGDVRYNPVTAADGSVTVTVSGQLADGCSSQTYLSLLDHATYTAGAVRAIWQELGGTIQGRDIQAPVPKDAKVLARAFSPDLAEIIRDINKYSNNTMAQQLFLSLGAQFRNDADGDDAKAAQRVVRQWLAKKGITAPHLVMENGSGLSRAERVSAREMAAMLQAAWKSPYAAEYISSMPIAGTDGTMRKRLKTTAMRGEAHVKTGTLNTVRAIAGFSRDNNGNTWAVVAILNDPKPWGASSVLDQVLLDLYRQPKAVAAAPVL; encoded by the coding sequence ATGATCAAATCTTTGCGTTCCGTCTTGCTCGCCGGTCTTCTCCTTCCGCTGGCCTTTTCCACCTCCGCTGCCCCCGTCAACAATACCCTGCCACCGAATGTTCAGCAGGCACTCGCCAAAGCCAAGCTGCAAAACACCGCGCTGTCCCTGGTGATGATTCCCCTGAACGGCCCCGGTACACCGACCGTTTTCAACGCCGATGTCTCAGTGAACCCGGCCTCGACCATGAAGCTGGTCACCACCTATGCGGCCCTGGAAATGCTCGGCCCCAACCACCAGTGGAAAACCGAGTTCTACACCGACGGCACCCTCAGCGCAGGCGTGTTGCACGGCAACCTGTACCTCAAGGGCGGCGGCGACCCCAAGCTGAACATGGAAAAACTCTGGCTGCTGATGCGCGACCTGCGCGCCAACGGTGTACAGCAAGTCACCGGCGACCTGGTGCTGGACCGCAGTTTCTTCAACCAACCGGTGTTGCCGGAATTCAACGACGATGGCAACGACGAGAACAAGCCCTTCCTGGTCAAGCCGGACGCGCTGCTGGTCAACCTCAAGGCGCTGCGTTTCGTCACCCGCAATGACTCCGGCCGGGTGCTGGTGTCGGTCGAGCCGCCGATTGCGAGCATCCGCATCGACAATCAGGTCAAGGTGTCCAACGCCAAGCAGTGCACTGGCGATGTGCGCTATAACCCGGTGACCGCCGCCGATGGCAGCGTGACAGTGACGGTCAGCGGCCAGTTGGCCGATGGCTGCAGCTCGCAGACTTATCTGTCCTTGCTCGATCACGCCACCTACACCGCCGGCGCCGTGCGGGCGATCTGGCAAGAACTGGGCGGTACCATCCAGGGCCGTGACATCCAGGCACCCGTGCCCAAGGATGCCAAGGTGCTGGCCCGGGCGTTCTCACCGGACCTGGCGGAAATCATCCGCGACATCAACAAATACAGTAACAACACCATGGCCCAGCAACTGTTCCTGAGCCTGGGCGCGCAGTTCCGCAACGATGCCGACGGCGATGATGCCAAGGCGGCGCAACGTGTGGTGCGCCAGTGGCTGGCGAAAAAAGGCATTACCGCGCCGCACCTGGTGATGGAAAACGGCTCCGGCCTGTCGCGTGCCGAACGCGTCAGCGCCCGTGAAATGGCGGCCATGCTGCAAGCCGCATGGAAAAGCCCTTACGCCGCCGAATACATCAGCTCGATGCCGATCGCCGGCACCGACGGCACCATGCGCAAACGCCTGAAGACCACTGCCATGCGCGGCGAAGCCCACGTCAAGACCGGCACCTTGAACACCGTACGCGCCATCGCCGGGTTCAGCCGCGACAACAACGGCAATACCTGGGCCGTGGTGGCAATCCTCAACGATCCGAAGCCATGGGGTGCTTCGTCGGTGCTGGATCAGGTGCTGCTGGACTTGTATCGTCAGCCGAAGGCAGTGGCGGCCGCTCCCGTCCTCTGA